The following are encoded in a window of Salinibacter ruber DSM 13855 genomic DNA:
- the rpiA gene encoding ribose-5-phosphate isomerase RpiA → MDRDTAKQAAAEAAAQLVRDGMCVGLGSGSTTAYALEFLGRRIQAEDLDVQGVPTSFATERRARTHGIPLTSLDDTPSLDLALDGADEVDDAFRLIKGAGGAHAREKVVAHQADRFVVLVDPTKEVSRLGTQFPVPVEVLPMAATPVMNALDAAGATPTLRTADAKDGPVVTDQGLWIIDARFPDGIENPDALNRRLCDRPGVLDHGLFLDMATDVLVGRPDESVDHRSAS, encoded by the coding sequence ATGGATCGCGACACCGCCAAGCAGGCCGCCGCCGAGGCCGCCGCTCAACTCGTCCGCGACGGCATGTGCGTAGGCCTTGGCTCCGGCTCCACCACCGCCTACGCCCTCGAATTTCTCGGCCGCCGCATTCAGGCCGAGGACCTCGACGTGCAGGGCGTCCCCACGTCGTTTGCCACCGAGCGCCGCGCCCGCACCCACGGCATCCCGCTCACCTCGCTCGACGACACCCCCAGCCTCGACCTTGCGCTCGATGGGGCCGACGAGGTCGACGACGCCTTTCGCCTCATCAAGGGCGCCGGCGGGGCGCACGCCCGCGAGAAGGTGGTGGCCCACCAGGCCGACCGATTCGTGGTGCTGGTCGACCCGACGAAAGAGGTGAGCCGGCTCGGCACCCAGTTCCCGGTGCCCGTGGAGGTGCTCCCCATGGCCGCGACGCCGGTAATGAACGCCCTAGACGCAGCGGGGGCGACGCCGACGCTCCGCACGGCCGACGCCAAGGACGGCCCGGTGGTCACCGACCAGGGCCTGTGGATCATCGACGCCCGGTTCCCCGACGGCATCGAGAACCCCGACGCCCTTAATCGAAGACTTTGCGACCGCCCCGGCGTGCTCGACCACGGCCTGTTCCTGGACATGGCGACCGATGTCCTCGTGGGCCGTCCCGATGAGTCCGTAGACCACCGTTCGGCGTCCTAG
- a CDS encoding GNAT family N-acetyltransferase, whose amino-acid sequence MRTPHEHSTPPEAHEAAKVPLEILEVGMEQLDAIRRLNVAIFDDAHIIETFERDDLLMLLARSGGTDVGFKLGYRLNEAAFYSAKGGVHPAHRRNGIARALLYDMLDVVAGRGYERFVYDTFPNKHPGMTVLGLDEGFEVIRAGYSAKYQDYRLRFAWTFDAA is encoded by the coding sequence ATGAGGACGCCACACGAGCATTCCACGCCGCCCGAGGCGCACGAGGCGGCCAAGGTCCCCCTCGAGATCCTGGAGGTGGGCATGGAGCAACTCGATGCAATCCGGCGCCTCAACGTCGCCATCTTCGACGACGCCCACATCATCGAGACGTTTGAGCGGGACGACCTGCTCATGCTGCTCGCCCGGTCGGGCGGCACCGACGTGGGCTTCAAGCTGGGCTACCGGCTCAACGAGGCCGCGTTCTACAGCGCCAAGGGCGGCGTCCACCCGGCCCATCGTCGCAACGGCATTGCCCGGGCCCTTCTCTACGACATGCTCGACGTCGTGGCCGGCCGCGGCTACGAGCGATTCGTGTACGATACGTTTCCAAACAAGCACCCCGGGATGACGGTCCTCGGCCTCGACGAAGGATTCGAGGTGATTCGGGCCGGCTACAGCGCCAAGTACCAGGACTACCGGCTCCGCTTTGCGTGGACCTTCGACGCGGCATGA
- a CDS encoding ATP-dependent helicase, producing the protein MARRIVLSSDRDEPSGSTEDLTIEYAEALNEQQYAAATAGKGPLLIVAGAGTGKTRTLIYRLAYLVETGTRPQQIVLLTFTRRAANDMTARASNLLDGRCEKVRGGTFHAFCLEVLRQHAEALGFPRNFTVLDAADAADVLSVIRTRGEYGDGEERFPQKNTLYSMFSSATNRDETLGETITKRYPQFTSLHAELKALRDAYRRYKKEHGLMDFDDLLERTLELLETDDDVRHQVASRCRHVLVDEYQDTNALQAELVKKFSSVHGNVTVVGDDAQSIYKFRGADFRNIFRFPDEFDDTEVVKLEHNYRSTQPILDLANRVIEQAERSYDKTLFTEKTEGELPALVPAADGDMEARFVAEMVLRLREDGVPLSDVAVLFRSSHNAYDLEVELNQRNIPFVKYGGMKLNEAAHIKDVLAHLKVVENPQDAASWNRALQLIHGIGPKTAQSLIEWTTEAAEDPLTLGDGAPFSDRYAARLKQLFSTLRHVRSDDTSVTEQVEAILDYYQPLFENKYADDHPKRAPDLEHLAGLAANHESRQRFLSSLTLDPIELTALDQETGEDDEPPLVLSTIHSAKGLEFHTVFLIRALDGTIPSRHALREPGGVDEELRLFYVAVTRAEEGLFISYPMTQYRRGQGEYMTTPSRFVEDLPDDVLEPVQLVEEDAVDENAPDAPEGGDTLPSSRNGEAPAPPESTRDDGPPDDPADADGLPF; encoded by the coding sequence ATGGCGCGCCGCATTGTACTGTCGTCGGACCGGGACGAGCCGTCGGGGTCGACCGAAGACCTTACGATCGAGTACGCGGAGGCCCTCAACGAGCAGCAGTATGCGGCGGCGACGGCTGGGAAGGGGCCGCTCCTCATCGTGGCCGGGGCGGGCACCGGCAAGACGCGCACCCTCATCTACCGCCTCGCCTATCTGGTCGAGACGGGCACGCGCCCCCAGCAGATCGTGCTGCTCACCTTCACGCGACGGGCGGCCAACGACATGACGGCCCGCGCGTCCAATCTGCTCGACGGGCGTTGCGAGAAGGTGCGCGGCGGCACGTTCCACGCCTTCTGCCTGGAGGTCCTGCGGCAGCACGCCGAGGCCCTCGGCTTCCCGCGCAACTTTACGGTCCTCGACGCGGCGGACGCCGCCGATGTGCTCAGCGTCATTCGCACCCGCGGCGAGTACGGCGACGGGGAGGAACGCTTTCCCCAGAAGAACACGCTCTACTCGATGTTCTCCTCGGCCACGAACCGCGACGAGACGCTCGGCGAGACGATTACGAAGCGCTACCCCCAGTTCACGAGCCTGCACGCGGAGCTCAAGGCCCTCCGCGACGCGTACCGGCGGTACAAGAAGGAGCACGGGCTCATGGACTTCGACGACCTGCTGGAGCGCACGCTGGAGCTCCTCGAGACGGACGACGATGTGCGGCACCAGGTGGCCAGCCGCTGCCGGCACGTGCTGGTTGACGAGTACCAGGACACCAACGCCCTCCAGGCCGAACTGGTCAAAAAGTTTTCGTCGGTCCACGGCAACGTGACCGTGGTGGGCGACGACGCGCAGAGCATCTACAAATTTCGGGGCGCCGACTTCCGCAACATCTTCCGCTTCCCCGACGAGTTCGACGACACCGAGGTCGTGAAGCTGGAGCACAACTACCGCTCGACCCAGCCGATCCTGGACCTGGCCAACCGCGTCATCGAGCAGGCCGAGCGCTCGTACGACAAGACGCTCTTTACCGAGAAGACAGAGGGAGAGCTCCCGGCCCTCGTCCCGGCCGCCGACGGCGACATGGAGGCCCGGTTCGTGGCCGAGATGGTGCTTCGCCTGCGCGAAGACGGGGTTCCGCTCAGCGATGTGGCGGTGCTCTTCCGCAGCAGCCACAACGCGTACGACCTGGAGGTGGAGCTCAACCAGCGCAACATTCCGTTCGTAAAGTACGGCGGGATGAAGCTCAACGAGGCGGCCCACATCAAGGACGTGCTGGCCCACCTGAAGGTGGTGGAGAACCCGCAGGACGCCGCCTCCTGGAACCGGGCGCTCCAGCTCATCCACGGCATCGGGCCCAAGACGGCCCAGTCCCTCATCGAGTGGACGACGGAGGCGGCCGAGGACCCCCTGACGCTCGGGGACGGCGCCCCGTTCTCCGACCGGTACGCGGCCCGGCTCAAGCAGCTCTTCTCGACGCTCCGCCACGTCCGCTCCGACGATACGTCCGTCACCGAGCAGGTGGAGGCCATCCTCGACTACTACCAGCCCCTCTTCGAAAACAAGTACGCCGACGACCACCCGAAGCGGGCCCCGGACCTGGAGCACCTGGCCGGCCTCGCCGCCAACCACGAGTCGCGCCAGCGCTTCCTCTCCTCGCTCACGCTCGATCCCATCGAGCTGACCGCCCTGGACCAGGAGACCGGAGAGGACGACGAGCCCCCCCTCGTGCTGTCGACCATCCACTCGGCGAAGGGCCTCGAATTCCACACCGTCTTCCTGATCCGGGCGCTCGACGGCACCATTCCCTCGCGCCACGCGCTCCGCGAGCCGGGCGGGGTCGACGAGGAGCTGCGCCTCTTCTACGTGGCCGTGACGCGGGCGGAGGAGGGCCTGTTCATCTCCTACCCGATGACGCAGTACCGGCGGGGGCAGGGCGAGTACATGACGACCCCGAGCCGCTTCGTCGAGGACCTGCCCGACGACGTCCTCGAACCGGTGCAGCTCGTCGAAGAAGACGCCGTGGACGAGAACGCCCCGGATGCGCCTGAGGGGGGCGACACACTGCCCTCTTCCCGGAACGGGGAGGCCCCGGCGCCCCCCGAATCCACGCGGGACGACGGGCCCCCCGACGACCCTGCCGACGCCGACGGCCTTCCGTTTTAG
- a CDS encoding ParA family protein, producing the protein MGKVIAIANQKGGVGKTTTAINLAASLAATEHPTLLLDIDPQANCTSGIGIESDEVDNSIYEVLIGEVDASDAVMSTAMPFLDMMPSHINLVGAEVEIIDETQREKLLSAALPRIRRKYDFIVIDCPPSLGLLTLNSLTASDSVLIPVQAEYFALEGLGQLLNTIKIVRQHLNPDLDIEGVLMTMFDTRLRLSNQVADEVRRYFGERVFETIVKRNVRLSEAPSFGKPALLYEASSTGAQNYMALAREILAHNEEYLDSAPDSNGRGDAESIETPSAGDQETLSDAIGASSEADEDAATPADEFSM; encoded by the coding sequence ATGGGAAAAGTTATCGCGATCGCCAACCAGAAGGGCGGGGTGGGCAAAACGACCACCGCAATCAACCTGGCCGCCTCCCTGGCGGCGACGGAGCACCCCACCCTCCTGCTGGACATCGATCCGCAGGCCAACTGCACCTCCGGCATCGGCATCGAGTCCGACGAGGTGGACAACTCCATCTACGAGGTGCTCATCGGGGAGGTGGATGCGTCCGACGCGGTGATGAGCACGGCGATGCCGTTCCTCGACATGATGCCGAGCCACATCAACCTCGTGGGCGCCGAGGTTGAAATCATCGACGAGACCCAGCGCGAGAAGCTGCTGAGCGCCGCCCTGCCCCGCATCCGGCGCAAGTACGACTTCATCGTCATCGACTGCCCGCCCTCGCTGGGGCTGCTCACCCTCAACTCGCTCACCGCCTCGGACTCGGTTCTCATCCCGGTGCAGGCCGAGTACTTCGCGCTGGAGGGGCTGGGGCAGCTGCTGAACACGATCAAGATTGTTCGCCAGCACCTGAACCCGGACCTGGACATCGAGGGCGTGCTCATGACCATGTTCGACACGCGCCTTCGCCTGTCCAACCAGGTGGCCGACGAGGTGCGCCGGTACTTCGGCGAGCGGGTGTTCGAGACCATCGTGAAGCGCAACGTGCGCCTCTCGGAGGCGCCCAGCTTCGGGAAGCCTGCCCTGTTGTACGAGGCGTCCAGCACCGGGGCCCAGAACTACATGGCCCTTGCCCGCGAGATTCTGGCCCACAACGAGGAGTACCTCGATTCTGCACCGGACAGCAACGGCCGGGGCGACGCGGAAAGCATCGAGACGCCGTCCGCCGGCGACCAGGAAACCCTGTCGGACGCGATCGGGGCGTCGTCCGAGGCCGACGAGGACGCCGCCACGCCGGCCGACGAGTTCTCCATGTAG
- a CDS encoding ParB/RepB/Spo0J family partition protein, translated as MGKKSALGKGLNALLPEDQDEQASGDGEGSTDEAPEEQSQLYQFEDGTRLLGRVAEVAVERIRPNPYQPRQEFEEGALDELAASIEQIGIIQPITVRALGDGEFEIISGERRLRAARRAGMEHLPAFIREADSEEMLEMALVENVQREELNPIEIALGYQRLVEECDLTQEEVAERVSKSRATVSNFLRLLRLPPRIQAALRDKQVSMGHARALIAMDDDEAQVALLEETIAEDLSVREVERRARQWHEDEGAADSEAAEGADDTAVPETAPDRDDLQFEELRNRLRSRFSTQVQIQHRKDGEGTIEISYYSEEDLNRLVELLASE; from the coding sequence ATGGGTAAGAAATCAGCACTAGGCAAAGGCCTCAACGCGCTCCTGCCCGAAGACCAGGACGAGCAGGCGTCGGGGGACGGCGAGGGTTCAACCGACGAGGCGCCGGAGGAGCAGAGTCAGTTGTACCAGTTCGAAGACGGGACCCGCCTGCTGGGGCGCGTTGCGGAGGTGGCGGTGGAGCGCATCCGGCCCAACCCCTACCAGCCGCGCCAGGAGTTCGAGGAGGGGGCCCTCGACGAGCTGGCGGCCTCCATCGAGCAGATCGGCATCATCCAGCCCATTACGGTGCGGGCGCTGGGGGACGGCGAGTTCGAGATCATCTCGGGTGAGCGTCGCCTGCGGGCGGCCCGGCGGGCGGGCATGGAGCACCTGCCGGCATTTATCCGCGAGGCCGACTCGGAGGAAATGCTCGAGATGGCCCTCGTCGAAAACGTCCAGCGCGAGGAGCTGAACCCCATCGAGATTGCCCTCGGCTACCAGCGCCTCGTCGAGGAGTGCGACCTGACGCAGGAAGAGGTGGCCGAGCGCGTGAGCAAGAGCCGGGCGACGGTGTCCAACTTCCTTCGTCTGCTCCGCCTGCCGCCCCGCATTCAGGCCGCACTCCGGGACAAGCAGGTGAGCATGGGCCACGCCCGGGCCCTCATTGCGATGGACGACGACGAGGCCCAGGTGGCGCTGCTCGAAGAAACCATCGCGGAGGACCTGTCGGTGCGTGAGGTGGAGCGACGGGCCCGCCAGTGGCACGAAGACGAGGGGGCGGCCGACTCCGAAGCAGCAGAGGGGGCCGACGACACCGCGGTTCCCGAGACGGCCCCCGACCGGGACGATCTTCAGTTCGAAGAGCTCCGAAACCGGCTTCGGTCCCGGTTTAGCACCCAGGTACAGATTCAGCACCGGAAGGACGGCGAGGGAACGATCGAAATTTCTTACTACTCGGAGGAGGACCTGAATCGTCTCGTGGAGCTTCTGGCGAGCGAGTAG
- a CDS encoding DUF5683 domain-containing protein: MRRVGLGLGLLVVLLGASLSTGTASAQPDSVRASILEEKGFSPDHSPRGALWRAAAAPGWGQFYNRQYYKMPFVYAGLAGGGYAIYTLTRRYRLFRNANLYVIGRNRAEENGGDNPYGQFEGEYDEAVVRLGGDPQGSTVGGRQLRDQRDQYRRWRDLSILGTGLFYALTVLDAYVSAHLLSFNVGDVALDVRPSGGEPVVAGRQNGTDRTPEEVSLRDINGIGVRLHVRF, from the coding sequence ATGCGCCGTGTCGGACTCGGCTTGGGACTGCTCGTTGTGCTCCTGGGAGCGAGCCTAAGCACCGGCACGGCCTCCGCGCAGCCGGACAGCGTGCGCGCCTCCATCCTGGAGGAGAAGGGATTTTCGCCGGATCACTCTCCCCGTGGGGCCCTCTGGCGGGCGGCCGCCGCGCCCGGATGGGGACAATTCTACAACCGTCAGTACTACAAGATGCCGTTCGTCTACGCGGGCCTGGCGGGCGGCGGGTACGCCATCTACACCCTGACCCGGCGCTACCGCCTGTTCCGGAACGCCAACCTCTACGTGATTGGACGGAACCGGGCCGAGGAAAATGGCGGGGACAATCCGTACGGGCAGTTCGAAGGGGAGTACGACGAGGCCGTCGTGCGACTGGGCGGCGACCCGCAGGGTAGCACCGTCGGGGGGCGTCAACTCCGCGACCAGCGCGATCAGTATCGGCGCTGGCGCGACCTGTCGATTCTAGGCACGGGCCTGTTCTACGCCCTCACTGTGCTGGACGCGTACGTCAGTGCGCACCTGTTGAGCTTCAATGTGGGGGACGTCGCGCTCGACGTGCGTCCGAGCGGAGGCGAGCCCGTGGTCGCGGGACGGCAGAACGGGACCGACCGGACGCCCGAAGAAGTGTCTTTGCGAGATATTAATGGCATTGGGGTTCGCCTCCACGTCCGGTTCTAG
- a CDS encoding aminotransferase class I/II-fold pyridoxal phosphate-dependent enzyme gives MTTPDRPPRQSTRPEEPEQASPAQEEPSLFEKCHRFFDPSGDYAKLKQADLYPYFRPIEESEGSRAVMNGDELVMAGSNNYLGLTADPRVKEAAQEATATYGTGCTGSRFLNGTLDLHLELEEKLADFMGKEEAVLFSTGYMTNEGVLEAVAGRGDIIFSDKDNHACINAGAQKSLAETKRYRHNDFDHLRKMLKRAHEERPDAGKLIATDGVFSMSGKIARVPDLLDLADEFDAALMLDDAHAIGVIGDGGRGSASTFGRKDDVHLITGTFSKSFASIGGFCVGDHDVVEYIRHEASTHVFSASMPPSTVATVLKSLEILQDEPERLDRLHEISDYMRDGFRNLGFDVWESETPIIPVVIGDMELCFRFWRELIDEGVFVNAVVPPAVPKGQALMRTSYMATHTDEELDQILDAFHKVGKKLGVIGTNGHEVPAGA, from the coding sequence ATGACGACACCCGATCGCCCCCCCCGCCAGTCCACCCGGCCCGAGGAGCCCGAGCAGGCGTCTCCCGCCCAGGAAGAGCCGTCTCTGTTTGAGAAGTGCCACCGCTTCTTCGATCCGTCGGGCGACTACGCCAAACTGAAGCAAGCAGACTTGTATCCCTACTTCCGGCCCATCGAGGAGAGTGAAGGGTCCCGGGCCGTCATGAACGGCGACGAGCTCGTGATGGCAGGATCGAACAACTACCTTGGGCTTACCGCGGACCCCCGGGTGAAGGAGGCGGCCCAGGAGGCAACGGCCACGTACGGCACCGGCTGTACCGGCAGTCGCTTCCTCAACGGAACGCTCGACCTGCACCTGGAGCTGGAGGAGAAGCTCGCCGACTTCATGGGGAAGGAGGAGGCCGTGTTGTTCTCCACCGGCTACATGACGAACGAAGGCGTGCTCGAAGCCGTGGCGGGCCGTGGCGACATCATTTTTTCGGACAAAGACAACCATGCCTGCATCAATGCAGGGGCGCAGAAAAGCCTCGCGGAGACCAAGCGGTACCGTCACAACGACTTTGACCACCTCCGCAAAATGCTCAAGCGGGCCCACGAGGAGCGCCCGGACGCAGGCAAGCTCATCGCCACGGACGGCGTCTTCTCCATGAGCGGCAAAATTGCGCGGGTGCCCGACCTGCTCGACCTCGCGGACGAGTTCGACGCGGCCCTCATGCTCGACGACGCCCACGCAATTGGGGTCATCGGCGACGGCGGGCGCGGATCGGCCTCCACGTTCGGCCGCAAGGATGACGTCCACCTCATCACGGGCACCTTTTCCAAGAGCTTTGCCTCCATCGGGGGCTTCTGCGTGGGAGACCACGACGTGGTTGAGTACATCCGGCACGAAGCGTCGACCCACGTCTTCAGCGCGTCGATGCCGCCGTCGACCGTGGCCACCGTCCTGAAGTCTCTCGAGATTCTTCAGGACGAGCCGGAGCGGCTCGACCGACTGCACGAGATCTCCGACTACATGCGCGACGGGTTCCGCAACCTCGGCTTCGACGTCTGGGAGAGCGAAACGCCCATCATCCCCGTCGTCATCGGCGACATGGAGCTGTGCTTCCGCTTCTGGCGGGAGCTGATCGACGAGGGGGTCTTCGTCAACGCCGTCGTGCCGCCCGCCGTGCCGAAGGGGCAGGCCCTCATGCGCACCTCCTACATGGCCACGCACACCGACGAAGAACTCGACCAGATTCTCGACGCCTTTCACAAGGTGGGCAAGAAGTTGGGCGTGATCGGAACGAACGGCCACGAGGTGCCCGCGGGCGCGTAG
- a CDS encoding HAD family hydrolase: MDPEFVYFDLDDTLLDHQTAERKALADVRTRYLTVFGALSVDELQETYHTINAPLWRRYADGEIDKRTVQQRRFEGLLEAVDAPHADATLIARHYMQRYAEHWAFIPGARETFEAIADRHPVGVITNGFAEVQEKKFDQFPLLRERSDALVICEDVGVLKPDPEVFDHATETAGVAYEDVLYVGDSYRSDVEGAEPVGWRVAWYARNGTNGHSTNERGFTFSDWGDLRARVL, encoded by the coding sequence ATGGACCCCGAATTCGTGTACTTCGACCTCGACGACACACTGCTCGACCACCAGACCGCCGAGCGGAAGGCCTTGGCCGACGTGCGGACCCGCTATCTGACTGTCTTCGGCGCCCTCTCGGTCGACGAGCTGCAGGAGACCTACCACACCATCAACGCCCCGCTCTGGCGCCGGTACGCCGACGGGGAGATCGACAAGCGGACCGTGCAGCAGCGGCGCTTCGAGGGGCTGCTGGAGGCGGTGGATGCCCCCCACGCCGACGCGACCCTTATCGCCCGGCACTACATGCAGCGCTACGCCGAGCATTGGGCCTTTATTCCAGGGGCACGAGAGACGTTTGAGGCCATCGCCGATCGGCACCCGGTGGGCGTCATCACGAACGGCTTCGCCGAGGTGCAAGAGAAGAAGTTCGATCAGTTTCCCCTGCTTCGCGAGCGGTCCGACGCCCTCGTGATTTGTGAGGACGTCGGCGTCCTCAAGCCCGATCCGGAGGTGTTCGACCACGCCACGGAGACGGCAGGGGTCGCCTACGAAGACGTGCTCTACGTGGGGGACTCGTACCGGTCCGACGTGGAGGGTGCGGAGCCGGTGGGGTGGCGGGTGGCGTGGTACGCCCGGAATGGCACCAACGGCCACTCGACGAACGAGCGGGGCTTCACCTTCTCGGACTGGGGCGACCTGCGCGCCCGGGTGCTCTAG
- a CDS encoding rhomboid family intramembrane serine protease has product MERLLQAPITLALLLSNLGVSLYAFTDPSLLRELSFRPHRIRTHREGYRFLTAGFVHASGTHLAFNMITFYFFGPLLEGILGIGAFLLLYFGSELAAHALTFAAHRDDPNYSAVGASGAISGVVFAFCVFFPLRNLYLFFALPIPAVLFAFGYVFGSIYAMGGDSRGGARGSVGDWIAHEAHVGGALAGVALTILLEPRSVQVFLESFRQLLG; this is encoded by the coding sequence ATGGAGCGTCTGCTTCAGGCCCCCATCACGCTCGCGCTGCTGCTCTCCAACCTGGGCGTGAGTCTGTACGCCTTCACCGACCCGTCCCTCCTCCGGGAGCTGTCGTTCCGGCCCCACCGCATCCGGACCCACCGGGAGGGCTACCGGTTCCTCACGGCCGGCTTCGTGCACGCCAGCGGCACGCACCTGGCCTTCAACATGATCACGTTCTACTTCTTCGGGCCCTTGCTGGAAGGGATCTTGGGGATCGGGGCGTTCTTGCTGCTCTACTTCGGCTCCGAGCTCGCGGCCCACGCCCTTACGTTCGCCGCGCACCGCGACGATCCGAACTACTCGGCGGTCGGGGCGTCGGGCGCCATCAGCGGGGTCGTGTTCGCGTTCTGCGTGTTCTTTCCGCTTCGCAACCTCTACCTGTTCTTCGCACTGCCCATTCCGGCCGTCCTGTTCGCGTTCGGGTACGTGTTCGGGTCGATCTACGCCATGGGAGGTGACAGCCGCGGCGGTGCGCGCGGCAGCGTGGGCGACTGGATTGCGCACGAGGCCCACGTGGGGGGCGCACTCGCGGGCGTCGCGCTCACGATCCTCCTGGAGCCGCGCTCCGTACAGGTCTTTCTGGAGTCGTTCCGGCAGCTTCTCGGGTAG
- the purQ gene encoding phosphoribosylformylglycinamidine synthase subunit PurQ encodes MSARFGVVVFPGSNCDHDAYHAAHDVFDQEARFIWHEEASLGDVDVVIVPGGFSYGDYLRSGAVARFSPIMQDVVRFAEDGGLVFGICNGFQVLCEAGLLPGTLMRNESLRFVCKDTPLRVENAGTPFTNALTEGQVITIPVSHGEGRYYADEDVLARIEANDQVLLRYSTADGAVTDEANPNGSVHGIAGLVNEAGNVCGLMPHPERCVESLLGGDDGRLIFESLLNHVSIVAA; translated from the coding sequence ATGTCTGCCCGCTTCGGTGTCGTCGTCTTTCCGGGGTCGAACTGTGACCACGACGCCTACCATGCCGCCCACGACGTCTTCGACCAGGAGGCGCGCTTCATCTGGCACGAGGAGGCGTCGCTCGGGGACGTGGACGTGGTGATCGTGCCGGGCGGGTTCTCGTACGGTGACTATCTGCGGTCCGGCGCGGTTGCGCGCTTCTCGCCCATCATGCAGGACGTGGTGCGGTTCGCCGAGGACGGCGGGCTCGTATTCGGCATCTGCAACGGCTTTCAGGTCCTCTGCGAAGCGGGGCTCCTCCCCGGCACCCTCATGCGCAACGAGTCGCTCCGCTTCGTCTGCAAGGACACGCCGCTCCGCGTCGAAAACGCCGGCACGCCCTTCACGAACGCCCTGACGGAGGGCCAGGTCATCACGATTCCGGTCTCCCACGGCGAGGGCCGCTACTACGCCGACGAGGATGTGCTCGCCCGCATCGAGGCCAACGACCAGGTGCTCCTCCGCTACTCCACGGCGGACGGCGCGGTCACCGACGAGGCCAACCCGAACGGCTCGGTCCACGGCATCGCCGGCCTCGTCAACGAGGCGGGCAACGTGTGCGGCCTCATGCCCCATCCGGAGCGGTGCGTAGAGTCGCTGCTCGGGGGAGACGACGGCCGGCTCATCTTCGAGTCGCTCCTGAACCACGTCTCTATCGTCGCGGCGTAA